The DNA window TAATAGGCTCTCGTATCTCTTCAATAGAGCCTGGCTCTGGTAAATCTGCAGGGTTATCGACATAAAATGTTTCACCCGCACGATTGATCACTTCATAAACAACTGTAGGAGCCGTCGTAATCAGATCAAGATTGTATTCACGCTCCAAGCGCTCTTGCACAATCTCCATGTGCAGCATGCCCAAAAAACCACAACGAAAACCAAAGCCGAGTGCCTGTGAAGTTTCTGGCTCGAAAAAGAGTGCCGCATCATTTAACTTGAGCTTTGCTAACGCTTCACGCAGATCTTTATATTGATCCGAACTCACAGGGAAAAGACCCGCATACACTTGTGGCTTAGCATGCTTAAAACCTGACAATGCCTCTTCAGCAGGCTCCCTTGCCGATGTAATCGTATCTCCAACAGGAGCACCATCAATATCTTTGATACCCGCAATAACAAAACCTACTTCGCCTGTACTTAATACTGCATGATCTACCGGTTTCGGAGTAAATTTACCTACATTATCAACCTGATGAGACTGGCCTATTGACATCATCTGAATCTTTTCTTTAACCTTCAGTTGACCCTGCATAACACGCACCAAAGAGACTACGCCCAGATAGTTATCAAACCAGGAGTCAATAATGAGTGCTTTTAAAGGCCCGCCAGAGTCACCTTGCGGTGCAGGAACGCCTGCAACAATGGCTTCCAACACATCTTGAACGCCCACACCGGTTTTAGCGCTCACATTAACCGCGCCTTCACCTTCAACGCCGATAATATCTTCAATCTCCTGAATCACCCGATCAGGCTCAGCCGTTGGTAAATCAATCTTATTTAAAACAGGAATCACTTCGAGACCTTGTTCCAGTGCGGTATAACAGTTTGCAACAGTTTGTGCTTCAACGCCTTGAGCAGCATCCACGACTAATAGCGCACCTTCACAAGCGGCTAATGAACGTGAAACTTCATAAGAAAAGTCAACATGTCCTGGCGTATCAATAAAGTTCAGATGATAAATTTCACCACTTTCAGATTTATAGTCCAGAGAGACGCATTGTGCTTTGATAGTAATGCCTCGTTCACGCTCCAAATCCATCGAGTCAAGCACTTGTGCAGACATCTCTCGATCACTTAAACCACCACACAATTGAATAAAACGATCAGCTAAAGTGGATTTTCCATGGTCAATATGGGCAATAATAGAAAAGTTTCGAATATTATTCATTAAGTGAAATAATTCAGTATAGAGTTAATAATTTACAATTATGCAGAGTTTAACTGATTCATAAAGCAAAAGCGCCCTGCATTAACAGGGCGCTTTGAAAAACCATAATATTTTATAGCTTTATTCTTTCTCAGGAATTTTCAGTGCTAAAAAGTGAGGTCCAGAACCACGTTGCACCAACAAGGGGACAGACTTTCCTGCCGGAAGCCCATCAACTAATTTTTTGAACTGTGCAACACTCTCAATAGCAATATTATTAACTCTTAAAATAATATCACCTTGACGCAGACCACTTTCAGCGGCGATACCCTCTTTTACAGTTTCAACAAAAATACCTTGCTGCCCCTCTTCAAGCCGTTTTTTCTCCTCGGCTTCCAATACACGAACTACCAACCCCAGGCTTTTCACATTCGAAGTAGAGTTTGATACACCACCTGCGGCCAACTCTTCATCTGTAGGCAGTTCACCAATAACGACTTTCAAAGTACGCTTTTTACCATTGCGGATAATTTCAACCGGCACACCTGTGTCCATTCGAGTGCGACCAACTATAGGTGGCAAAGAAGAAGAGTCACCCACCTCATGCCCATTAAATTTCACGATAATATCGCCCACCTTAAACCCTGCTTTTTCAGAAGGACTATCCGGTAATACACGCGCAACTAATGCACCCATTGGCTTTTTCATATTAAAAGATTCAGCTAAATCACGAGTCACATCCTGAATCAAAACACCTAACCAACCACGACTCACTTCACCTGTTTCTTTTAATTGATCAACAATATCCATCGCCATATCAATAGGGATCGCAAACGAAAGCCCCATAAAGCCACCAGTACGACTATAAATTTGTGAATTAATGCCCACAACCTCACCATCGAGATTAATTAATGGCCCCCCTGAGTTTCCTGGGTTAATCGCAACATCTGTTTGAATAAAAGGCACATAGTTTTCACTCGGTAAACTACGACCTTTAGCACTGACAATTCCTGCCGTAACCGAATAGTCAAACCCAAAAGGAGAGCCGATCGCTAAAACCCACTCACCGACTTTCAAACTGGATGACGAGCCAACTTTGATCACAGGAAGCTCTATATCACTCTCTATTTTTAGCAGAGCCATATCACTCTGCTTATCGGTACCAATCAGTTCAGCAATAAATTCCCGGCGATCATTGAGACGCACAACAATCTCTTCAGCATTAGTCACAACATGATTATTAGTCAATATATAACCATCTTTAGAGATAATAAACCCTGACCCGAGTGATTTTGCACCAGGATTTTCATAACCAAAACCTGGCGCACCTCTTTCATCAAAAAACCGCCGCAAAAGTTCATCGAACGGTGTTCCTTCGGGAATTTGAGGAAAGTGGTGACGCAACTCTGATGACTGCTTTACTTTTTTTTGCACCGTGCTGATATTTACCACAGCAGGACTGAGATCTTCAGCCAGCTCAGTAAAATCAGGCAAGCTACCCCCGACAGCTGTTGCTGCCACTGCACTTAACACCAATACGGCCACTGCAAACCGGACAATAAAAAAAGACTTCCACAAAACAGGTGAATTCATACGATACCTCAAATAAAATTAAATCTTTAAGTGGCCAACCGTACCAGTAACGGTTGATAATGCGGATCTTTCGCTATTTTTTGTGAGTAATTTTTTAACCAAAAAAATCCAGTAAACAGCCCTGAAAAAGCAAACACAACAGAGATACCATTACGGTATTCCATAAAAAAATTTTGCCCCAAAAGGTCACCGAAAAAAGCAGCGAGTAACATCAGTAACAGAGGAATGGCATAAACAGCGAATGAACCTGCCATCAAAGCCTTTTGATCAACACTCACCACCACTTCATCACCCACATTTGCAGCAATTACATTGATGGTTTTGACCGAAACAGATTTCGAACTCATCATTTTCGCCAAAGTCGCCGTGCCACATTCACTTTTTGCTGCACATCCATTACAGCCTGGCTTACGAGCAATCTCTACCCAAGCATAGTCTCCTTCAACTTGAGTAACCCACCCTCGTTCTTCTAGTCGTTCACTACAGTCATCCATGTTAATAAAGTTCCTGAATTAAAACGTGTCAGTTAATTTTTTTCAAAATCAACCAGATTAATTGAAGGTGACTCTCTAGGCACCACGTAAATATCACTGCCATAGCCATTGGCAGGATATTTAAAACTGTAATCTAATTCAGATTGCCCAACGATCCAGTCGGGGTTACCTTGTTCAAATGTTTCATGTGTTGCTTTTGGGGTCACATCTGGAGCAACAGTTGCGACTTGTGGCGATAAAACATCCATACTGCCTGGTGTATTGAAACTCCCCCACTGGAAGCCAATGACCGTCACCGCAGCCACAGATGCGGCCAAAGCCAGCCCTGCAACAGGTTTAACAAAAGAAGGGTACACAACGACAGAAGAAGTTGGAGTCAATGCCGGTTCAGACTCTAACGCTTTAAAAATATTTGAAGTCAGTGCTTGACCGCTCTTTT is part of the Gammaproteobacteria bacterium genome and encodes:
- the lepA gene encoding translation elongation factor 4, producing MNNIRNFSIIAHIDHGKSTLADRFIQLCGGLSDREMSAQVLDSMDLERERGITIKAQCVSLDYKSESGEIYHLNFIDTPGHVDFSYEVSRSLAACEGALLVVDAAQGVEAQTVANCYTALEQGLEVIPVLNKIDLPTAEPDRVIQEIEDIIGVEGEGAVNVSAKTGVGVQDVLEAIVAGVPAPQGDSGGPLKALIIDSWFDNYLGVVSLVRVMQGQLKVKEKIQMMSIGQSHQVDNVGKFTPKPVDHAVLSTGEVGFVIAGIKDIDGAPVGDTITSAREPAEEALSGFKHAKPQVYAGLFPVSSDQYKDLREALAKLKLNDAALFFEPETSQALGFGFRCGFLGMLHMEIVQERLEREYNLDLITTAPTVVYEVINRAGETFYVDNPADLPEPGSIEEIREPIIQANILVPQEHLGAVIMLSEEKRGVQKKISYHGNQVEVIYELPMSEVVLDFFDRLKSVSRGYASLDYNFVRFQAEKLTKVDIMVNGERVDALAIITHHELAQSRGREIAEKLKELIPRQMYDVAIQAAIGGHIIARQTIKALRKNVTAKCYGGDASRKRKLLEKQKAGKKRMKQVGSVEIPQEAFLAVLNTGKR
- a CDS encoding DegQ family serine endoprotease yields the protein MNSPVLWKSFFIVRFAVAVLVLSAVAATAVGGSLPDFTELAEDLSPAVVNISTVQKKVKQSSELRHHFPQIPEGTPFDELLRRFFDERGAPGFGYENPGAKSLGSGFIISKDGYILTNNHVVTNAEEIVVRLNDRREFIAELIGTDKQSDMALLKIESDIELPVIKVGSSSSLKVGEWVLAIGSPFGFDYSVTAGIVSAKGRSLPSENYVPFIQTDVAINPGNSGGPLINLDGEVVGINSQIYSRTGGFMGLSFAIPIDMAMDIVDQLKETGEVSRGWLGVLIQDVTRDLAESFNMKKPMGALVARVLPDSPSEKAGFKVGDIIVKFNGHEVGDSSSLPPIVGRTRMDTGVPVEIIRNGKKRTLKVVIGELPTDEELAAGGVSNSTSNVKSLGLVVRVLEAEEKKRLEEGQQGIFVETVKEGIAAESGLRQGDIILRVNNIAIESVAQFKKLVDGLPAGKSVPLLVQRGSGPHFLALKIPEKE
- a CDS encoding SoxR reducing system RseC family protein, whose translation is MDDCSERLEERGWVTQVEGDYAWVEIARKPGCNGCAAKSECGTATLAKMMSSKSVSVKTINVIAANVGDEVVVSVDQKALMAGSFAVYAIPLLLMLLAAFFGDLLGQNFFMEYRNGISVVFAFSGLFTGFFWLKNYSQKIAKDPHYQPLLVRLAT
- a CDS encoding sigma-E factor negative regulatory protein, whose translation is MTEQTAIKISMLMDGELDHQKTARLLCDLKDDETLRYHWGCYHLIGDAIRNNLPEKSGQALTSNIFKALESEPALTPTSSVVVYPSFVKPVAGLALAASVAAVTVIGFQWGSFNTPGSMDVLSPQVATVAPDVTPKATHETFEQGNPDWIVGQSELDYSFKYPANGYGSDIYVVPRESPSINLVDFEKN